In Paenibacillus sonchi, a single genomic region encodes these proteins:
- a CDS encoding carbohydrate ABC transporter permease, translating to MGQRLRKNLTGYAFISPFIIGFLCFTLVPMAISLYLSFTKYNLFAPPRWIGFDNYIKMFTGDPKYVHSLKVTLLYVFIGVPLRLGFALFVAMILNTRSRMVGAYRTMYYLPSIIGGSVAVSIMWRNIFSDTGIINGMLGFFGLGPVSWFGNPNAALFMLITLSVWQFGSSMLIFLAGLKNISGEMYEAASVDGASFLRKFFKITLPLLSSVILFNMVMQTISAFMTFVPAYIISKGEGGPMDGTMLYSLYLFRQAFMFNNMGYASAMAWVMLLLVGIMTGILFKTSKSWVFYESGEESEPWRTIKSNGLSIIFSSAGLLLSCCTRYFGWSSAPSRRAASYL from the coding sequence CTGGGCCAGCGGCTGCGCAAAAATCTGACGGGTTACGCTTTTATCAGTCCATTCATTATCGGCTTTCTCTGCTTTACGCTGGTGCCGATGGCCATATCCCTGTATCTGTCTTTTACCAAATATAATCTGTTCGCTCCGCCGCGCTGGATCGGATTCGACAACTATATCAAAATGTTCACCGGCGATCCCAAATATGTGCATTCCCTGAAAGTCACGCTGTTGTATGTGTTCATCGGTGTGCCGCTCCGGCTGGGCTTCGCTTTGTTCGTGGCTATGATTCTGAATACCAGGTCCAGGATGGTGGGAGCGTACCGCACGATGTATTATCTCCCTTCCATCATCGGGGGCAGCGTGGCTGTCTCCATCATGTGGCGCAATATTTTCAGTGATACCGGAATCATCAACGGCATGCTGGGCTTCTTCGGCCTGGGTCCGGTAAGCTGGTTCGGCAACCCGAATGCCGCGCTGTTCATGCTGATTACGCTGTCTGTCTGGCAGTTCGGGTCCTCCATGCTGATTTTCCTGGCCGGTCTGAAAAATATTTCGGGCGAGATGTATGAGGCGGCAAGTGTGGACGGAGCAAGCTTTCTCCGTAAATTCTTCAAAATCACGCTGCCGCTGCTCAGCTCCGTCATCCTGTTCAATATGGTCATGCAGACCATCAGCGCATTCATGACCTTTGTGCCTGCTTATATCATCTCCAAAGGCGAAGGCGGTCCCATGGACGGTACGATGCTCTATTCCCTGTATTTATTCCGCCAGGCCTTCATGTTCAACAACATGGGATACGCCTCGGCTATGGCTTGGGTGATGCTGCTGCTGGTTGGCATAATGACAGGCATTCTGTTCAAAACATCCAAGTCGTGGGTCTTCTACGAATCGGGGGAGGAAAGTGAGCCATGGCGAACAATAAAATCAAATGGCCTATCTATCATATTCTCATCGGCGGGTTTGCTGTTATCATGCTGTACCCGATACTTTGGATGGTCCTCAGCTCCTTCAAGGAGAGCCGCCTCGTATTTGTGA
- a CDS encoding ABC transporter substrate-binding protein: protein MKKRFALLAVPMLLSMLAGCGGSNNNTPDSAATSAAGSQPATATAASSSDPVTLRIAWWGGDTRHSYTQQVIDMYEAQNPNVKIEPEYASFDDYWKKLAPQAAANRLPDIVQMDVSYINQYGSNGQLEDMTPYLNKTVQVGDVNENVLGTGKIDGKQYGIPLGVNVLGFHYDPALLKKAGVDSVPENWTWDQYKEIAMKAKAAGLYMDSSMAADIFFNYYLRTKGLSLYNTDGSALGYDDDALFSDFFGMLSDLIAKGAVPSQDKLSQNKGVIEEADVVKGTGIGIWQWSNQYVALQIAVNRPMELAQMPGPDMEKGLYMQPSMYWSVTANSKNKEEAAKFIDFWTNNVEANKLIKGERGVPISSKIKESLATELTEPGQQVFKFVADMEPKTSPMSPPVGSPEVVALLTDLAEQMNFGQITPDAAAVQFRKEASEILANR, encoded by the coding sequence TTGAAAAAAAGATTCGCATTATTGGCTGTTCCGATGCTGCTGTCCATGCTTGCCGGCTGCGGCGGCAGCAATAACAACACTCCGGATTCCGCCGCGACCAGCGCAGCCGGCAGCCAGCCGGCAACGGCAACGGCCGCAAGCTCTTCGGACCCTGTAACGCTGCGCATCGCCTGGTGGGGCGGAGATACACGCCATTCGTACACGCAGCAGGTCATTGATATGTATGAAGCCCAGAATCCCAATGTCAAGATCGAACCCGAATATGCATCGTTTGATGACTACTGGAAAAAGCTTGCTCCCCAAGCCGCGGCCAACCGCCTCCCCGACATCGTGCAGATGGACGTGTCCTATATTAATCAATATGGCTCCAACGGCCAATTGGAAGATATGACACCTTACTTGAATAAAACGGTTCAGGTCGGGGATGTCAATGAAAACGTGCTCGGTACCGGCAAAATTGACGGCAAGCAGTACGGCATCCCGCTGGGTGTCAACGTGCTGGGCTTCCATTATGATCCCGCGCTGCTGAAAAAAGCCGGTGTAGATTCGGTTCCTGAGAACTGGACCTGGGACCAGTACAAGGAGATTGCCATGAAAGCCAAGGCTGCCGGTCTCTATATGGACTCCTCGATGGCGGCGGATATTTTCTTCAACTACTATCTGCGCACCAAAGGACTGTCGCTCTACAACACTGACGGCTCCGCACTAGGGTACGATGACGATGCGCTGTTTAGTGACTTTTTCGGCATGCTGTCCGATCTGATTGCCAAAGGAGCTGTCCCATCACAGGACAAACTGAGCCAGAACAAGGGTGTTATCGAAGAGGCGGATGTTGTGAAGGGAACCGGAATCGGCATCTGGCAGTGGTCGAACCAGTATGTAGCGCTGCAAATCGCAGTGAACCGCCCGATGGAGCTGGCGCAAATGCCCGGCCCGGATATGGAAAAAGGCCTGTATATGCAGCCAAGCATGTACTGGTCGGTCACAGCCAACTCCAAAAACAAGGAAGAAGCCGCCAAATTCATTGACTTTTGGACCAATAACGTTGAAGCCAACAAGCTGATCAAGGGGGAGCGCGGCGTACCGATTTCCAGCAAAATCAAGGAGTCCCTGGCTACAGAATTAACGGAACCCGGCCAGCAGGTGTTCAAGTTCGTCGCGGATATGGAGCCAAAAACGTCGCCAATGAGTCCTCCTGTAGGCTCGCCTGAAGTGGTTGCCCTGCTGACCGACCTTGCGGAGCAAATGAACTTCGGGCAGATCACACCGGATGCTGCGGCTGTGCAGTTCCGCAAAGAGGCCAGCGAGATTCTTGCGAACCGCTAA
- a CDS encoding response regulator, giving the protein MYKLLLVDDERLILEGISQVVDWAQAGTELAGTARNGIEALEQIERLRPDIVITDISMPGLDGLGLVERCSVHYPGLKFVMLTGYKDFDYACSAMQHGVRHYLLKPCNEQQIHEALTELVQELNELHSREQFMTEMKHRLTRVLPHVKAQFLKEWISNKTYGSRDLEFYQELFGIELGSKNVRLILFRLEESFEYEHLFALQNIAGDLLSEVLLSTTIGSQLLILLEQPEEADNQRDLLERIAEVKEIFFNFYNIHVTIAVSDKGRMIHSRSLYRQTLQCMNHRFYLEEGSLITGSDIPADELSVQSEIDLGEEQICLLVKAGDQAAVQNELERLFGVLADQRFDINVTRSYVLQLYSAMIRLCSPDERSSFTSGLAELAALGTLGSLKAGVMRAAERLTAMYERHFVSRQSSIVDAMLRIIEADYGNSELSLGSVAAEMLYMNPDYLGKIFKKVTGEKFSNYVTNYRIGKASEHILHSGDVKVFELAELYGFGGNAQYFSQVFKKVTGKTPTDFMKPQ; this is encoded by the coding sequence ATGTACAAATTGCTCCTGGTAGATGATGAACGCTTGATTCTGGAGGGGATCTCCCAAGTGGTGGATTGGGCACAGGCGGGTACGGAGCTGGCGGGAACGGCACGCAACGGAATCGAAGCGCTGGAACAAATAGAGCGGCTTCGTCCGGACATCGTCATCACTGATATTTCCATGCCGGGGCTGGATGGACTTGGGCTTGTGGAGCGTTGCAGTGTACATTATCCGGGGCTAAAGTTTGTCATGCTGACCGGATACAAGGATTTCGATTATGCCTGCAGTGCCATGCAGCACGGAGTAAGGCATTATCTGCTGAAGCCCTGCAATGAGCAGCAGATTCATGAGGCGCTGACTGAGCTGGTGCAGGAGCTGAACGAACTTCATAGCCGGGAGCAGTTCATGACCGAAATGAAGCATCGGCTGACCAGGGTGCTGCCGCATGTCAAAGCGCAATTCCTGAAGGAATGGATATCCAATAAAACCTACGGCAGCCGTGATCTGGAATTCTACCAGGAATTGTTCGGCATCGAGCTGGGCAGCAAAAACGTCCGGCTGATCCTGTTCAGGCTGGAGGAATCCTTTGAGTATGAGCATTTGTTTGCCCTGCAAAATATTGCCGGGGATTTGCTGAGCGAGGTGCTTCTCAGCACGACGATCGGCTCACAGCTGCTGATCCTGCTGGAACAGCCGGAAGAGGCAGACAATCAGCGTGATCTGCTGGAGCGGATTGCCGAAGTGAAGGAGATCTTTTTTAACTTTTACAATATCCATGTGACGATCGCCGTCAGCGACAAGGGACGGATGATCCATTCACGTAGTCTTTACCGGCAGACGCTGCAGTGCATGAATCACCGCTTTTATCTGGAAGAAGGCAGCCTGATTACCGGGAGTGACATTCCTGCGGATGAACTCAGCGTACAAAGCGAAATCGACCTCGGGGAAGAGCAGATCTGCCTGCTGGTTAAGGCCGGGGATCAAGCGGCTGTACAAAACGAGCTGGAGCGCTTATTCGGCGTGCTTGCGGACCAGCGGTTTGATATCAATGTGACACGTTCCTATGTGCTCCAGCTGTATTCAGCCATGATCCGTCTCTGCAGTCCGGACGAGCGCAGCAGTTTTACATCCGGGCTGGCAGAGCTGGCGGCGCTCGGTACACTGGGGAGTCTAAAGGCGGGGGTCATGCGCGCCGCAGAACGCCTTACGGCTATGTATGAGCGCCATTTCGTCAGCCGCCAATCCTCCATTGTGGATGCAATGCTGCGGATCATTGAGGCGGATTACGGCAACTCGGAGCTGTCGCTCGGCTCGGTGGCTGCGGAGATGCTGTACATGAATCCCGATTACCTCGGGAAGATTTTCAAAAAGGTGACCGGCGAGAAATTCTCCAATTATGTCACCAATTACCGCATCGGCAAAGCCTCCGAGCATATTCTGCACAGCGGGGATGTGAAGGTGTTTGAGCTGGCGGAGCTGTATGGCTTTGGCGGGAACGCCCAATATTTCAGCCAGGTGTTCAAGAAGGTGACCGGGAAGACACCAACAGATTTCATGAAGCCGCAGTAG
- a CDS encoding sensor histidine kinase, producing MLFYKNNSAFKNPGIFNKMIMLISFLLLLSFLFSLIFLQYVYRIYDRQIYEKASEVLGMSSVSIENELKELEQLSFTVVSDEQIQNCLRQLLDNPSPYERQLLHNRIINRLVAFAGAEKYVYSMILMDANDGVMTAGNREWLSETLQDQLKPLAIAGAGSNIWYTQGSKNSLLAVRQIKSYTGSTFTLDNLGTLVIRIRVERIIDDSTSIAGDGGQLIVVDKGTGRSVYPGEPLLLPGELAGEVQRPEAYRTVGYSKGTYFVAKTNSSYMDWTYINATPFNEMFRQITFVKRLVVIIYGCILLLGLLLGYRLARSIVRPVSKLTEKMRRIEKGDLDNLEEQALGFVSQTAQDEVSQLNRTFQMMIRRIRELIDENYAKQLVIRETELKALQAQINPHFLYNTLESINWLAKVNKQKQISDMVEALGFLLRSSIGLKDPLISLEKELSIVRSYVIIQRTRFEERLDFRLDVPDGLLDALIPKLTLQPLVENAIRYALEPNIEPCIISISISRTEDGLDLRVSDNGPGMTADFIRGLEQGRIQTRGEGIGLANIAERIQIVFGQEWGTEIESRPGEGTTIHVHIPYVRGEYRHVQIAPGR from the coding sequence ATGTTGTTTTACAAAAATAATAGCGCGTTCAAAAACCCGGGGATCTTTAACAAAATGATTATGCTGATTTCGTTTTTGCTGCTGCTGTCCTTTTTGTTCTCTTTAATCTTCCTCCAGTACGTCTACCGTATTTATGACCGCCAGATTTATGAGAAGGCATCAGAGGTGCTGGGGATGTCCTCGGTCAGTATTGAGAACGAGCTGAAGGAGCTGGAGCAGCTGTCGTTCACGGTGGTGTCGGATGAACAAATTCAGAACTGCCTGCGGCAGCTTTTGGACAATCCTTCGCCTTATGAGAGGCAATTGCTGCATAACAGGATTATCAACCGGCTTGTGGCCTTTGCGGGTGCGGAGAAATATGTATATTCGATGATTCTGATGGATGCCAATGACGGTGTGATGACGGCCGGCAACCGGGAGTGGCTGTCTGAAACACTGCAGGATCAGCTCAAACCGCTCGCCATCGCAGGCGCCGGAAGCAACATCTGGTACACCCAGGGCAGCAAAAACTCACTGCTCGCCGTGCGGCAGATTAAATCGTATACCGGGTCCACCTTCACCCTGGATAATCTGGGGACCCTTGTCATCCGTATCCGCGTCGAGCGGATTATTGACGACAGCACCAGCATTGCCGGGGATGGCGGACAACTGATCGTAGTGGATAAGGGGACCGGAAGGTCTGTTTATCCCGGAGAACCGCTGCTGCTCCCCGGGGAACTGGCCGGAGAAGTACAGCGCCCCGAAGCGTACAGGACCGTCGGCTACAGCAAGGGCACGTATTTTGTTGCCAAGACGAATTCCTCTTATATGGACTGGACCTACATCAATGCTACCCCGTTTAATGAAATGTTCCGGCAAATCACGTTTGTCAAAAGGCTGGTTGTGATTATTTATGGCTGTATCCTGCTGCTGGGTCTGCTGCTGGGATACAGGCTTGCACGAAGTATAGTGCGGCCCGTCTCCAAGCTGACGGAGAAGATGAGGCGGATTGAAAAGGGAGACCTCGACAATCTGGAGGAGCAGGCGCTCGGTTTTGTCTCGCAGACTGCGCAGGATGAAGTAAGCCAGCTGAACCGGACCTTCCAAATGATGATCCGCCGCATCCGGGAGCTGATCGATGAGAATTATGCCAAGCAGCTGGTGATCCGGGAGACTGAATTGAAAGCGCTTCAGGCACAGATCAACCCCCATTTTCTGTACAATACGCTGGAATCCATCAATTGGCTGGCGAAGGTCAACAAGCAAAAGCAGATATCAGACATGGTCGAGGCGCTGGGTTTCCTGCTGCGCAGCTCAATCGGACTGAAAGATCCGCTCATTTCATTGGAGAAGGAGCTGAGCATCGTCCGCAGCTATGTGATTATCCAGCGGACGCGCTTTGAGGAACGGCTTGATTTCAGGCTGGATGTGCCGGACGGCCTGCTGGATGCGCTGATTCCCAAGCTCACACTGCAGCCGCTGGTGGAGAATGCGATCCGTTATGCACTGGAGCCGAACATCGAGCCTTGCATCATTTCAATCTCCATTTCCCGCACGGAGGATGGCCTGGATCTGAGGGTCAGTGACAACGGGCCGGGCATGACGGCTGATTTCATCCGCGGGCTGGAGCAGGGCCGGATTCAGACACGCGGCGAGGGGATTGGACTGGCGAATATTGCGGAGCGCATCCAGATTGTTTTTGGGCAGGAATGGGGAACAGAGATTGAGAGCAGACCCGGCGAAGGCACGACGATTCACGTGCATATTCCGTATGTGAGAGGAGAATACAGACATGTACAAATTGCTCCTGGTAGATGA
- a CDS encoding ABC transporter ATP-binding protein has product MLKLDQVSKLFNPGTPDEKIALLGIDLELRAGDFVTVIGSNGAGKSTLMNVISGVMKPDLGEVRIEGTSISGQSEFQRARWIGRVFQDPMAGTAPHMTIEENLAMAYKRGQGRGLSFGVSAARRTLFREQLSRLGIGLENRLRAKVGLLSGGERQALSLLMATFTQPQILLLDEHTTALDPARAELITRLTESIVRELKLTTLMVTHNMEQAIRLGNRLIMMDKGSIILDIDEDRKQDLTVERLLGEFEGISGHKLADDRMMLG; this is encoded by the coding sequence ATGCTAAAGCTTGACCAAGTCTCCAAGCTGTTCAATCCAGGCACCCCGGATGAGAAAATCGCGCTGCTCGGTATTGACCTTGAGCTGCGGGCCGGAGATTTCGTAACCGTCATCGGCAGCAACGGTGCCGGGAAGTCCACACTGATGAATGTGATTTCCGGCGTAATGAAGCCTGATCTTGGAGAAGTGCGCATTGAGGGCACTTCGATCAGCGGACAGTCCGAATTCCAGCGGGCCCGCTGGATCGGCCGGGTGTTTCAAGATCCAATGGCCGGCACGGCTCCGCATATGACGATCGAGGAGAATCTGGCGATGGCCTACAAGCGTGGCCAGGGCCGGGGCTTGTCCTTCGGTGTCTCGGCTGCACGCCGGACCCTGTTCCGGGAGCAGCTGAGCCGGCTTGGCATCGGCCTGGAGAACCGGCTGCGGGCCAAGGTAGGCCTGCTCTCCGGCGGAGAGCGGCAGGCGCTGAGCCTGCTTATGGCGACCTTCACCCAGCCGCAGATTCTGCTGCTGGATGAGCATACAACCGCGCTTGATCCCGCGCGCGCTGAGCTGATCACCCGCTTAACCGAGTCCATTGTCCGTGAACTGAAGCTGACAACACTGATGGTTACCCATAACATGGAGCAGGCCATCCGCCTCGGAAACCGGCTGATTATGATGGACAAGGGCAGCATTATTCTGGATATCGATGAAGACCGCAAGCAGGATCTCACTGTAGAGCGGCTGCTCGGTGAATTCGAGGGCATCAGCGGACATAAGCTGGCGGATGACCGGATGATGCTGGGGTAA
- a CDS encoding ABC transporter substrate-binding protein — protein MKTKKIWLGLSLSLMLAATACGTNNKTADSGSSDTKSYKIAISQYVEHPSLDATREGFLAALKDAGIVEGENLKVDLENAQADASNNLSIAQKIAADKNDLVLGIATPSAQALVQAGSKDTPVLFAAVTDPVDAKIVTDLEHPGGNVSGASDTNPEATTRLMTFISEQFPNVKKLGLIINEGEPNAVVMADTAKKELDKHGIELVKAAITNTSEVKQAAESLVGRVDALYITLDNSVVSAVDTIIQTANDNKIPFFSADRDTVEKGAFATVGFKYYDHGYQVGQMAVEVLKNGAKPGDMKVAMQEKLDLIINLKAAAAQGVEVTDAMKAKVSDPDNNIIQ, from the coding sequence ATGAAAACAAAAAAAATATGGCTTGGTTTGAGCCTAAGCCTGATGCTGGCGGCTACCGCCTGCGGCACAAACAATAAAACGGCAGACTCGGGAAGCTCTGACACGAAATCCTACAAAATTGCCATCTCCCAGTATGTAGAGCACCCCTCGCTGGATGCGACCAGAGAAGGATTCCTGGCGGCGCTGAAAGACGCCGGAATCGTGGAAGGCGAGAATCTGAAGGTGGATCTGGAGAATGCCCAGGCAGACGCATCCAATAACCTGTCCATCGCCCAAAAGATTGCCGCAGACAAAAATGATCTCGTGCTGGGGATCGCTACCCCTTCGGCACAAGCTTTAGTACAGGCGGGGAGCAAGGACACACCGGTTCTGTTCGCGGCAGTAACCGATCCGGTCGACGCCAAGATCGTCACGGATCTGGAGCATCCCGGCGGCAATGTATCCGGAGCGTCAGATACTAACCCGGAGGCAACCACCCGCCTGATGACCTTCATCTCCGAGCAGTTCCCAAATGTCAAAAAGCTGGGTCTGATCATTAATGAAGGGGAGCCGAATGCGGTTGTTATGGCTGATACTGCGAAAAAAGAGCTGGACAAGCATGGCATCGAGCTGGTCAAAGCGGCTATCACCAACACTTCAGAAGTAAAACAGGCAGCAGAGTCGCTTGTTGGCCGTGTCGACGCCTTGTACATTACGCTGGACAACTCGGTTGTAAGCGCAGTTGACACGATCATTCAGACTGCCAATGACAACAAAATCCCATTTTTCTCGGCAGACCGCGATACGGTGGAGAAGGGGGCTTTTGCCACCGTGGGCTTCAAATATTATGATCATGGCTATCAGGTAGGCCAGATGGCTGTGGAGGTGCTGAAGAACGGTGCCAAGCCGGGCGACATGAAGGTGGCTATGCAGGAGAAGCTGGATCTTATCATTAACTTAAAAGCAGCCGCGGCGCAAGGTGTTGAAGTGACGGATGCCATGAAGGCCAAAGTATCCGATCCGGACAACAATATTATTCAATAA
- a CDS encoding C40 family peptidase encodes MTLKPVKTIAAAVLLTSAMVSITACSYNKPGQKPKVNSVTPAGTLSGSYYEKSSFTDRQGKYWIPLKPAAASIGYRMKDDTASGGYAKIGYTDVMYMLHPDSPQVFSLGQKITLPDAPVRRNGQLYITPTALSKLLQTEVGWNPSTGEINIASPSDRKDSGHAGTSTGKNSGTTEQPKSLRIQSLSSADSSELVAYAKKYLGVPYEFGAGPYEETRRFDCSSFTRHVFKKFGVDLPRLAKDQDNLGRRVSRSELEIGDLIFFTVPGRFESDAIPGHVGIYIGDGKFIHTWGDPGVQISDLDSGYWSNVILHMQRVL; translated from the coding sequence ATGACCTTGAAACCTGTTAAAACCATAGCCGCCGCTGTTTTGCTGACTTCGGCCATGGTATCTATTACCGCTTGCAGCTACAATAAACCCGGACAGAAACCAAAGGTCAATTCCGTGACCCCTGCCGGAACGCTCTCAGGGAGTTACTATGAAAAATCCTCCTTCACCGACAGGCAGGGGAAATACTGGATTCCTTTGAAACCTGCAGCAGCGTCCATCGGCTACCGGATGAAGGATGACACCGCCAGCGGCGGTTATGCCAAAATCGGTTATACCGACGTCATGTACATGCTTCACCCGGATTCTCCCCAAGTGTTCTCTTTGGGACAAAAGATAACGCTGCCGGATGCCCCGGTGCGGAGGAATGGCCAGCTTTATATCACGCCAACGGCATTGTCCAAGCTGCTGCAAACAGAGGTCGGCTGGAACCCGAGTACCGGTGAGATCAACATTGCTTCCCCTTCGGACCGTAAGGATAGCGGACATGCCGGGACAAGTACCGGGAAAAATTCAGGAACAACTGAACAGCCAAAGTCCCTGCGTATTCAGAGTCTGTCTTCTGCGGACAGCAGCGAGCTGGTTGCCTACGCCAAGAAGTACCTGGGCGTCCCTTATGAATTCGGTGCAGGCCCGTACGAAGAGACCCGCCGTTTCGACTGTTCCTCGTTCACCCGGCATGTCTTCAAAAAATTCGGGGTGGACCTGCCCCGTCTAGCCAAAGACCAGGATAATCTGGGCAGACGGGTCAGCCGCAGTGAACTTGAAATCGGCGATCTGATCTTCTTCACAGTGCCCGGGCGTTTTGAGAGTGATGCCATTCCGGGACATGTCGGCATCTACATCGGTGACGGCAAGTTCATTCATACCTGGGGTGACCCGGGCGTGCAGATCAGCGACCTGGACAGCGGCTATTGGAGCAATGTCATCCTGCATATGCAGAGAGTGCTCTAA